A region of the Conyzicola lurida genome:
GGCCGATCTCCTTGGCGCGGCCGCGCAGGTCGGCGACGGTCCAGTCGTCGTAGTCGCCGGCCGCTCCGCCCTTCCGGCCGACGGCCGACCGGCCGCGGGCCGCGGCGGCGTTGCTGATGCGTGCGGCCTTCTGCTTGCTGTTGCCCTCGTCGACGAGCTTCTCGTAGAGCTCGGGGTCCTTCAGGGTCGGATTGTCCTCCGGCACGATGTCTATCCTTTCTCCGCGTCCTCGCGGATCTCGATACTGCCATGCACGTCCGACGCGCGCTGGCGGGCGAGCAGCAGGTTGCGCGCGGTGTCGCGCAGTGGCAACTGGATGACCTCCTCGGCGGGGATGCCGACCGAGAGCTGGCGAAGTCGAACGACCTCCGCGTCGACCTCGGCGCCGAGCACGAGCACCAGGTTGCTGATGTACAGCCAGAGCAGCAGCACGATGCCGCCGCCCAGCCAGCCGTAGACGCGCTCGTACTGGCCGACCGTCGCCACGTAGACCGCGAACCCGGCAGCGGCGAGCGCCCAGACCACGATCGCGAAGACGGCGCCCCACGACACCCAGCGCAGCCGGGAGTGGCGCACGTTGGGCGTGAAGTAGTAGAGCACCGCGACCACCAGGACCGCGAGCACGGCGAGGAGCGGCCACTTGCCGACGTTCCAGACGCTCATCCACGGCTCGGAGAAGCCGTAGTCGTCGCCGATCGCGTCGATCACGCGCGGGGTGACGAGGAGGATGACGATGATCGCGCCGAAGGCGACCATCAGCACGAGCGTGACCAGCATCATCAGGCCGCGGAACTTCCAGAACTGGCGGCCCTCCTGCACCTCGTACACCGAGTTCATCGCCCGGCCGAACGCCGTGGCGTAGGCCGACAGCGTCCAGAGCAGCAGGAGCAGCCCGGCGGCGAGGGCGATGCCGGGGTTGGTGAGGCTGAGGAACTCGTGCAGCGGCGCCCGCAGGGTCTCGACGGTGGAGTCGGTGCCGACGTCGCCGACGACCGCGAGGATGCTGTCGACCGCGCGCTGCCGGTCGCTCGAGATGGCGAACGCGGAGACCACGACGAGTGCGCCCGGGAAGATCGCGAGGGTGGCGAAGTAGGTGAGCGCCGCCGCCGAGTCGATGCCGCGGTGGAGCATAAAACCGTGCCAGGCCCGCGTGGCCGCGTGACGGAACGCCGCCCGGGGCAGCCCGCGGCTGGTGGGGTGGTCGCCACCGCCGTCGATGGTCACCGGTGCTTCCGGTCCGGGTGCACCAAGAACGGGATGACGAGCCAGACGCCGGCGATGAGGAGGAGCGAGACGCCGCCGGCCACGTACCCGGCGACCGGCGAGACGACGACGTCGAAGATGAGCAGGATGGTGCCCGACAGCACGAACGCGACACCGAGCAGGGTGAGCTTGAGGATGCGGTTCGCGATGCGCACGATCTCCTCCTTCGCCCCCTCGCGGAACAGCGTGCGGTGCAGGCTCACGGGGGCGAGCGCCAGCGCGGTGGTCAGGGCGGCGAGCACGACCAGCACGAGGTACACGTCTACCTGGATCTGCGTGAGGTCGGCGAAGCGCGGCTGGAACGCGAGGGTCAGCAGGAATCCGGTGAGGATCTGGGTGCCGGTCTGCGTCACGCGCAATTCCTGCAGGATCTCCGACCAGTTGCGGTCGAGGCGCGCCCGGTCCGTCTCGGGTTCGGTGCTGGCGGGGGTGGCGGCGGGTTCGGGAATCACCCCATGATCGTAGGCGGCAGCGCGGCGATGGGCGAACGGTTGCGCCACAGGTGCAGCGTGGCGTAGCTGCGCCACGGGGCCCAGCGTGTGCCGCGGGCGGCGAGATCTCGGGCCGAGGAGGGCAGGCCGATCCGGGCGGCGCTCTGCAGCACCACCAGGTCGGACGCCAGCAGCACGTCGGGATTGCCGAGGATGCGCATCGCCAGATAGCCCGCCGTCCACGGGCCGATCCCGGGCAGGGCGACGAGGCGCGCGGTGAATTCGTCGACCGGCGTCGCCACGTCGAGCGACAGCGTGCCGTCCGCCACGGCCTCCGCCGCGCCGAGGATCGTGCGCACGCGCGACGCCGGACCGCGGATGACACCCGTGCTGCCCGCGATCTGCCCGGCGGTGGGGAACAGCCCGTCGCCGCCGAGCTCGGCCGTGATGCGGCCGAGCACCGTGCGGGCGGCCGGCACCGAGATCTGCTGGCCGACGAGCGTGCGGAAGAGCGTCTCCTCGGCGTCGAGGCTGCCGGGGAGGCGCAAACCGGGGCGTGCGCTCACGAGCGGGGCGAGGGCGGGATCACCGGCCAGAGCGGAGTCGATCGCCGCGGAATCGGCGTCGAGGTCGAGGAAGTGGCGGATGCGCGCGACGAGCGTCGCGACATCCGAAATCCTGTCGATCGTGGCGTCGCACCGCACTCCGGCGTCGCCGTCCAGGCTCAGCCGCACGGTCGCACTGCCGTGGGGGAGCCGCACCCGGCGTTCGAAGCTGTCGTCGTCGCCCGTCTCGAGACCCGCAACAGCGTGGTCGGCCAGGAAGCGCAGCAGGCCCGCGCCGTCGAAGGGCGCGCGGGCCGGGAGGCGCAGGCTGATGGCCGTGCCGTCGCCCGCCGGCTCGTCGGGCGTAGCGACCAGGCCGCCCGCGCGTCTCGTGGCGCGCAGCTGGCTCGGGGTGCGCTCGTAGACCGCGGCGATCGTGTCGTTGAACTGGCGGATGCTGGAGAATCCCGAGGCGAAGGCGACGTCGGCCACGGACAGGTCCGTCGAGACGAGGAGGGTGCGGGCGCTCTGCGCGCGGTGGGCGCGGGCGAGGGCCAGCGGACCGGCGCCGAGTTCGGAGACGAGCACCCGGGTGAGGTGCCGCGTCGTGTAGCCCAGACGGGCGGCGAGACCCGGCACGCCCTCACGCTCGACCACGCCGTCGGTGATGAGCCGCATGGCGCGGGAGGCGAGGTCGTCGTGGGTGTTCCAGTCGGGGGAGCCGGGCACGGCGTCGGGAAGGCAGCGTTTGCAGGCGCGCAGGCCCGCCTCATGGGCCGCGGCGGCGGTGCGGTAGAAGGAGACGTTCTTCGCGTGCGGGGTCACGGCCGGGCAGCTCGGGCGGCAGTAGATGCCGGTGGAGTGCACGCCGGTGATGAACTGGCCGTCGAAGCGCGCGTCGCGCGACGACATGGCCCGGTAGCGCTCCGCGAACAGGTGCCCTGCCGTCTGCTTGTCTGCGTGCATTTCTCCACGATCGCACTTTCGGCCGCGTTGCACTAGCGGTAATCGGACATGACCGCCCCGCGCCCGAGGCCGCTTAGGCTGGCATCCGTGAACAACGTTCTGGAACTCCTCAAGGCCGAGCTTCCCGCCGCCCTCTCCACCGACCCGGCGGCGCTCGCCGCGTGCCGGCTCGACAAGTCGGGGCACGAGTCGTCGACGCCGCCCCTCGCGATCGTCAACGCCACGACGATCGCCGAGGTGCAGGCCACGATGCGGATCGCGACGGCCACCGGCACCCCGGTCGTCGTGCGCGGCGCGGGAACGGGACTCGCGGGCGGAGCGATCGCCGGCGACGGCGAGATCGTGCTGTCCACGCTCGGGATGACGCGGATCCTCGAGGTATCGGAGGACGACGAGCTCGCCGTCGTCGAGCCGGGCATCATCAACGCCGACCTCAACACCGCCCTCGCCTCCACGGGCCTCTGGTTCGCCCCCGACCCGGCCAGCCGCGCCATCTCCACCGTCGGCGGCAACATCGCCACGAACGCGGGCGGTCTGCTCTGCGCCAAGTACGGCGTGACCCGCGAGGCCGTGCTCGGCCTGAAGATCGTGTTGGCCGACGGACGCCTGATGACCCTCGGCCACCGCACCGTCAAGGGCGTCACGGGGCTCGACCTCGTCGGGCTGCTGATCGGGTCGGAGGGCACCCTCGGCGTCATCGTCGAGGCCACCGTCAAGCTGCGTCGTCTCCCGCAGGGGACCCCGTCGACCATCGGCGCCTACTTCTCCACCGTGGAGGACGCCGCCCGCGCCGCATCCGTGATCAGCGCGTCCGGACTGCGCCCCGCCATCATGGAGCTGCTCGACCCGCGGGCGATGACGTCGATCGCCGACTACCTCGGGGTCACGGTCCGCGCCGAGTCGTTCCTGCTCGTGCAGACCGACGGCGGGGGAGCCGAGGGCGAGGCGACGGCAGCGCTCGCGATCATCCGCTCGCTCGGCGGCGACGCCACGCTGACCACCGATCCGGAGGAGGCCGCGCGGCTGATGGCGCTGCGCCGGTCGTTCCACCCCGCCATGGAGAGCCGCGGCACCGTGCTCATCGAGGACGTCTGCGTGCCCCGCAGCACGCTGCCCGCGATGTTCCACGCGATCGACGAGATCGCCGCCCGTCACGGTGTGACGATCGCCACGGTCGCGCACGCCGGCGACGGCAACCTGCACCCGAACTTCGTCTACGAGGGTGCCGAGGTGCCGGAGGCGGTCTGGGCCGCCGCCCACGAGATGTTCCAGACCGCGCTGCGCCTCGGCGGCACGCTCACCGGCGAGCACGGCGTCGGCCTGCTCAAGAAGCGCTGGCTGCGCGACGAGCTCGGCGACGACCAGGTCGACCTGCAGCGCGACATCAAGCGGGTGTTCGACCCGAGCGGCATCCTCAACCCGGGCAAGCTGTTCTCCGAGGCCCCCGACACCGTGCGGGCGTCGGCGCTCGCCGAGTAAAAGCAGGACCGGTACCCGCACGACCCTGCGCGGACGGCAATTCAGGAATACCATGGCGCGCCGCGGTGTTATGCCGATATGACCCTGGTTAGCGACTCCACAGCGACTCCTCGCCGCACCCCCGATACCCGTAACAGCACGCCCCGCAAGTCCACCGCGCGTCCGCGCACCCGCGACGGGCTCGCCCGTCCGAAGACCGGAGAGGTGCGCGTGCGCGTCGGCGCGCTCGGCCTGAGCTCTCTCGGCATCCAGGCCGCCGGTCTGATCTCCGCCGTCGGCCCCGAGGCGGGCGGATTCGCCCCCGGGGACCGCGTCTCGTACCGCACCGACCTCGACGCTTCCGACTACAACGCCCTCGGCACCACGCCGACCGGGTTCAGCATCGTCGTGCCCGAGCGCGACCTCATCGGTTTCCCGAAAGACGTCGCGGTCGAATCGGCCGCGTCCTACCTGCCCCTCGGTCTCGTCGCCCGAACCGTGGTGAAGCAGCTGCACTCCGTCGGCCGCGGCAACCGTGTCGCGATCGCACCCGACCCGTCCGGAGCCGACGCCTTCGTCGCGGCCTGGGCGGTCGACCTCGGTGCGACGGTCGTCGACGCGGGCAGCAACCTCGCGGACGTCGTGGTGACCGAGGCCGACTACGAGGCGGCACGACGCTGGCGCTACGGCAACGGCCTCGCGCAGATCGCCGCGGCCGACGTCTTCGCCGAAGTACGCCGCGGCATCTTCGACGACATCGCCGTGACCACCTACGCGTTCGCCGACGCCGACCGTGCCCACGCCGACCTCTCCGAGCGCCGCGCGGCGAGCCCGATCCTGCTGCTGCCCGTCGCCGCGTAAAGCGGGCCGCGTCGCGCCCGCACGAGGGCGCGACCGCCCGCTAAGGTTCGTGCATGACTCTGACTGATCCAGCCGCGCCGGGCCAGGCGCCCCTCGAGGTGCGGCAGGCCGCCGCCGTCGTCACCGGTCCGGCCGCGAACGCGCCCGTGCGACGCAACAGCGGCCTCACCGCGCTCGGCATCGTCGGTATCGCGATCGCGGCACTTCTCGCCCTCGCCGTCGTCGCGTACCTCATCGCCGGCCTCGGCCCGGTGGCGTTCGGCGTCGGCGGCATCATGGCGCTCGTGCCGCTCGCGATCGTCTTCTTCGGCGTGCACTGGATCGACCGGTGGGAACCGGAGCCCCGCGGCATCCTCGTCTTCGCATTTCTCTGGGGCGCCGGCGCCTCGGTGGCTGTCGCCCTCATCGTGGGAGCCCAGCTGACCGGCGTGATCTCCGCGATCACCTCCGACGTCGGCGCGGGCGAGTTCCTCTCCGCCGTCGTGGAGGCTCCGCTGGTCGAGGAGGGCGCGAAGGCCCTCGGCCTGCTGCTCATCTTCCTGTTCGCCCGCAAACACTTCGACGGCCCGATCGACGGTCTCGTCTACGCGGCCTGGGTCGCCGGCGGCTTCGCGTTCACCGAGAACATCCTCTACTTCGGCGTGCAGCTGCTCACGGTCGGCACGCTGGACGGCGGACTCGCCGAGATCTTCCTCGCCCGCGGCCTGATGTCGCCGTTCGCCCACGTGATGTTCACCGCCTGCACCGGTATCGCCCTCGGCTTCGCCGCGCGACGCACCAACGCCGTCGCCGCGGTCGGCGTATTGCTGCTCGGGCTCGTGCCGGCGGTGCTGCTGCACGCGTTCTGGAACGGTTCGCTGTACTTCGTCAGCGACTTCTACGCCTACTACGCGGTCGTGCAGTTCCCGCTGTTCGCCGGAGGGGTGCTCATCGTGCTGTTCCTGCGCCGCCAGGAAGCGGCACTCACCCACGAGCGGCTGAGCGAGTACGCCGCCGTCGGCTGGTTCAACCGCGACGAGGTCAACTCGCTCGCCACGGGTGCCGGACGCCGCCGCGCGCAGTCCTGGGCCAACCGCCGCGGTCTCGGTGCGGTCATGCGCCGGTACACGCGCGACGCCACCCGGCTCGCGTTCACCCGGCAGCGCATCGTGACGGGCCGGGCGAGCATCGGTGCCGAGGCGGATGAAGCGGCTCTGCTGGCCGCGATCGTGGCATCCCGCGCGGCCCTCGTATCGTCGGCTCCGCGCTAGGGGTCAGTTCAGCAGCCCGCTGACGACCGACCAGCCCCACAGCACGACGAAGACCGCGACGACGAGGATCGCCACACCGGGGAACCTTGTTCGCAGCCGCCGACCCTGCGGCGCGACGACGAAGGCCGGGGTGCCCGCGGCGAACCGGTCGTTGACGTAGCCGCCCGAGGCGAAGCGGTCGTCGACGTACCCGTCGCTCTGGGCGAGGGTCTTCGCGCCCACCGTGTCGACGATGCGCAGCAGCCGCTGGTACGTCGCGGGGTCGGCGAGCGGGAACACCCGAGGCGAGTAGAGGAAGAACCAGTCGTCGACGATCTCGATGTCGAAGGCCGCCGCCTCGTCGATCAGCAGCGCCATCAGGTCGGGAGTGAAGACGTAGAGCGCGTCTCTCTCGTAGGCGCGAGGGCAGTACAGGGTGAAGTGCCGGTCGAAGTCGCCCTCGAGCGACAACACCTGGTCCTTCGCGAGGCTGCCGGGCAGCGTCGAGCCGAAGATGCCGTTGTTCGCACGGGCGTCGAGCACCATGTGCGGCAGGTTGCGGTCGAGCTTGAGCGCGAGGAAACCCCACGCGTGCCGCTGCTGGTTCTTGCCGCTGCCCGTGACGTAGTGGAAGTTGCCGAAGTCGAGGAAGCGCCCGGCCGCCGAGCGGAAGTGGTCGCGGGCCTCGCGCGCCCGGCCCCGGGTGAAGATCGCACCCGGGTAGGCGGGTGCGGCATCGCGCGGCGAGAAGACGAGCCCGTTGGCGGCGGCGAACCGGTCCATGCGCATCAGGCGCTCCCAGCGCCGGTTGCCGAACAGCGAGCGCAGGATGACTGCGACGGAGCCGCCGAGCACGAGCAGCACGGCGAGCGGCGCGACGACCGTGACGAGGTCGCCGCCGCCGAGGGCCGAGTCGATCAGGATGCCGGCGAGCGAGAACAGCGACGACACGAGCACGAGCGCGACGACCGCGCCGATGAGCGCTCCCGATACGAGCTGGGCGACGCTGAACGCGCCCCAGTTGCTGCCGCGCGAGCGTGCGGCCGTGCGGAACGCCCGGATCTCCGGGCCCGTCACCGCACCGAGCAAGGGCGTGTAATCAATCGTTCTCGACATGGCCTCAGCTTGGCACGGTCGGGACGGAACCGGGCCGTTAAAGACTCATCGCCCAGTGGCGCGGCAATGCCTGCGGCTCTTTTCTGGGCGATGAGTTGTTCTGGCTAATATCGTGGCCCTGCCGCGGGCAAAAGGCAAGCAATTTCTGCCGAGGTTACGGGTTCGCCTCGGTGGCGCAGGTGTAGCTGACGATGATGCCGGCCACACCGAGGCTCACCGTGACGCGCAGCCTCTGCGTCGAGACGGGCGACGACCACGCGATGGCTCCGCTGCTGGTGGTGTAGTTGGCGACGACGGTGACGAGGAAGGTGCCGCCGATGGTCAGCAGTACCCCGCCGAGGGAATAGGTAGTGCCCGTGACAGTGGTCGAATTAGTCAGACTGCCGGATGTCGCGGTGAGGGTGTAACTGTCGGGGGACGGTCCCGTGCCGGTGAGTGCCGGTGCCGTCCAGCGGATCGGCACCGAAGTCACGAGGGTGCCGCTCGCGGTGTCGCAGGTGATCGAGGTCACCGGGTTGAGCTTCACCGTCGACAGTGTCGTCGTCGCATAGCCGTCGGTGCGCCACGAGGCGACGGTCGGCTCGACCCGGGCCGCGGTGACGGAGACGGCGAGCAGCCCGCCGACGGCGAGAGTCGCCGCGGCCAGTCGCAGCAGCCGGCTATTCATCGTCGCGCCGCCCGATCAGCCGCGTGAGCTGGGCGATTCCGGCCAGCGCGAGCCCGGCGAGCACCGCCGCGACCGCGAGGGCGAGCGCGGGCACCTGCGTGATGCCGCCCGTCGAGGCGAGGAAGCCCTGGCTGGCGCTGTCGGCGGTCATCGACCCGTCGCCCAGCTCGCCGCTGCCGCCCCAGGCGTGGATCGCGATGGTGGCGTCCATGCCGGGGCGGGCCGCTTCGGGCAGGCTGACCGCGACCTGCAACCAGACCTTGTCGGTCGAGTACATCGACCCGATCTCGCGCGATCCGTTCACGTTGGTCGGCACGGTGGCCGCGGCGAGGTCCTGCTGCGGCAGCCAGACCGTGTCGCCCGTCCCGCAGACGCCGGCCACCCACGCCTCGGCGCACTCCCGGATCTCCACGTCGAGCGTGCCCGGCTTGGACAGGGTGCCCTCGGCCGAGATGCCGAGCCGCACGATGCCCGGTTCGGGGGCGCGCACCGAGACGCCGACCTGCCAGGGCACCGGGCGTCCCGGCGTGAGGCTCCCCATCGCCTCGTCGTCGGCGAGCGACTCGAGGGTGAGGTACCTGCTGTGGACGACCGACCACTCGGGAGCGTCGGCGTGCGCGGGCGGCGCGGACGTGACCGAGGGGACGACCACCAGGGCGACCGCCACCGCCGCCGCGCCGCCGGTGGCGCGGTGACGCCGACGTTTCTCTGCGCGCGGCCAGAACGCCCAGGTCACGAGCAGCGCGGCGCCCAGGGTGATGCCGCCGAGCACCAGCGGATGAGAGAGCGCGATGATCACCGCCGCGAGCCCGGGCACCGAGTAGACCACCGTGCGCACGGAGTCGACGATGTAGGGGGCCGGGTCGTCGGCGGTGTTGGCGTCGCCGCGCATCGTGATGCTCGTCTGCCCGTCCGTCGTGGTGGAGACGGCGACTACGCGGTGGGTGATCGGCAGCTGGTCCTCGCGGTCGACCGTCACGATGTCGCCGACGCGCACCTCGGTCGCGGGGATCTCGCGCACGACGGCGAGCGATCCCGCCGGGATGGTGGGGCTCATCGACCCCGTCTTGAACATGATCAGGGTGATGTCGAACACCGTCGCCATGATGACCGCGATGATGCAGACCACCCCGCCGAGGGCGGCGACCGTGAGCAGCAGGTCGACGGCCCGCATCGACACGCTCCGGGGTTCCGGGCGGTCGTCGACGCGCCGCCCCTCGGGATGCCGCGACCCCGCGCCGCGCCCCTCGGGACGCGCGTGCGCCGGCGACCGGTTCTCCCGGGTGGCGAGGGTCATGACGAGGTCGCCACGAAGCGCCAGGTGGCGGTCGACACCTGGTTCTGCACGCCGATGGGAGCGGTGTCGAGCAGCGTCATCTCGAAGCACAGCCCGGTCGCGGCGCTCGGCAGCGTCGGGGTCGCCGCGGGCAGCGAGATCGTCACGCCCGCCTCCTGGCCGGCGGTGAGCGCGCGCTTCGTGGTGCCGTTGCCGACGACCCAGACCGGCGACGTCGTGAAGGCGGCCGCGTTGCAGGTCGCCGTCGTATTGACGACCCGGTAGACGAAGTACGGGCTCAGGGTCGCGGTATTGGCCCCGCCGAGCACCGGTGCCGGCACGCTGAGCGTCCCCGGGATCGACTTCGCCTTGGTCCGGGTCAGGATATTCCAGTACTGCACGTCGCCCGGGGCGAACACGGCGCCGCTGAAGGTCACCGAGGGCCCGGGGGAGACCGCGTTGTCGGCGTAAGCCGCGCCGTTCACGCTCGACTCGGTATTGAACACCGAGGTCGAGAGCGTGGTCGTGGCGTATTCCGAGTCATTCCAACTCGCGAGAGTCATCACGGCACCCAGTCCCAGTACGAGGCCACCGGAGAGCAGCGCTCGCAGGCGCAGGAACGGAAGCCTCCTGCGCCGGCGAGTTGCGTCGCCAGCCATGATCGGCGGCTACTGCGACGTCGCGAGGAACTGCCAGGTGGCCGTCGCCGATGCCGACTGGGTCATCACGGCGTTCGCGGTCACCTTGAAGCAGAGGTGCGTGGCGGTTCCGGCCGCTCCACCTGTGCCGATCGGCAGGGTGAAGGTGGTGCTGCCGGGCACGGTGCCGAGGGCGGTGGCGGCCGGGATCAGCGCGGTGCCCGTGGTCGCCGCCGTGCAGGTGGCCGTCGTGCCGGTGTCGAGCACCGTGTAGGTGAAGTTGCTCAGCGCGCCGGTGTTGGCTCCGGCCGGCGCCGAGATGGTGACGCTCGCGGGGGCGGTGCTCGGGGCGGTGAGGCGCACCGCGAACGGGGCCGCCGACACGTCGCCCGGGGTCATGCCCGCCGTGTACACGGTGAACGGCAGCGTCGCCGCGGTACCGAGGGTGGCGTGGTCGCTGAAGGTCGTGCCGTCGGTGCTGCCGACCATGTCGAAGGCGCCGGTGGTGAACGTGCCGGTCGCGAACTCCGAGTCGTTCCACGCCGCCAGGGTCATCGCGGCGCCGACGCCGAGGACGAGGCCGCCGGCGAGCAGGGCTTTCACCCGTCGTCCGCGCGAGCCGCGCGGGATGGCCGGCGCGGGCGCCGGGGCAGAGGTCGTAGCGGTGCTGAGCGTCATGGGATCCCCCTAGTAATGGCCCCCGTGCTGGACGTCACGGCGGTCGCTCCAGACAAGTTATCCGCGGGCCCCGCGGCGGGTAACCGGGAGGGATACTGAAAAACTACCCACGCACTACGGATGTCGAGGCCCGCGGCGACCGCGCGGTGGAAACGGAGCGCCCGCAAACGACGTAGGCTGGATACCCTGATTTCGAGGGGTGTGGACGTGGCTTCAGCCGATCTGACAAGCGAGCGCGAGTACGTAGCGGCCCTCTATGCGAGGCTCGACGAACTGCGCGACGACGCGAAAAACCAGCTCGAGACTGTGCGTCGCACCAACCAGGGCGGCACCCATCAGAACCGGTCGGAGCGCGACGCCTTCGCCCGCATCTACGAGGACCGGGTGAGCCAGCTCACCGAGATCGACGAGCGCCTGGCGTTCGGCCGCCTCGACCTCGTGCCCGTCGACGACGAGCCGACGCTGCGCTACATCGGCCGCATCGGCCTGCGCGACGAGAATCTCCAGCCGATCCTCCTCGACTGGCGGGTGCCCCAGGCCCGCGCCTTCTACCAGGCCACCGCCGCGACCCCGCTCGGCGCCCGCGCCCGCCGCCACATCACCAGCAAGGGCCGCGAGGTCGTGCGCGTCGACGACGAGATCTTCGACCAGTCGATGCTCGAGGGCGACACCAGCAACCTGCAGGGCGAGGCGGCGCTGCTCGCCACCCTGACCGCGCAGCGCACCGGCCGCATGGGCGACATCGTCGCGACCATCCAGGCCGAGCAGGACCGCATCATCCGCTCCGAGCTGCGCGGCGTGCTGGTCGTGCAGGGCGGTCCGGGAACCGGCAAGACCGCGGTGGCCCTGCACCGGGCCGCGTACCTGCTCTATTCCTACCGCGACCGGCTCGCGACATCCGGTGTTCTCATCGTCGGCCCCAGCCGGTCGTTCCTGCAGTACATCGAGGCGGTGCTGCCGTCCCTCGGCGAGACCGGGGTGGTGCTGTCGAGCGTCGGCCAGCTGTACCCGGGGGTCGACACCGCCATCGACGATGCCGAGGATGTCGCCGTCGTGAAGGGCTCCATCGAGATGGCCGCGCTGCTGGCGCGCGCCGTCAAGTCGCGCCAGGTCGTACCGCGCGAGCAGCAGACGCTCGAGATCAACGGCGAGTACCTCACGGTGGAGCCGCAGCTGATCCAGAACGCGATGCACCGCGCGTGGGAGACCCGCAAGCCCCACAACGTCGCCCGTGCCACCTTCAACAAGGCGGCGATCAAGGCGCTCAGCGTGCAGCTCGCCGCCCAGCTGCGCGACCACGGCAACACGATCGAGGACAGCGACCAGGCCTGGCTGCGCGAGGACATCCGCACCGCCGAGGACGTGAAGGTCGCACTGAACACCGCGTGGATCCCGCTCACACCGCAGAAGCTGCTGCAGGACATCTACGCTCGCCCGCAGTGGCTCGCCACCCTCACCCCCGGCTGGACCGACGCCCAGCGCGCGCTGCTGCGCCGCGACCGCGACGCGCCGTTCACGGTGAGCGACGTGCCGCTGCTCGACGAGGCCGCCGAGCTGCTCGGCGCCGTCAGCGGCGGGGGAGACGCGGAGAAGCGCGAGCGCAAACAGCAGCGCAAGCGCGATATCGAGAACGCCGAGCAGGCGATCCGCAACATGGGCGTCGAGGGCGTCGTGCACGCCGAAGACCTCGCCGACGGCTTCGAGGCCGCGGTGGAGCGCGGGTCGACGGCCGACCTCGCGGCATCCGACCGCACCTGGGCGTACGGGCACATCGTCGTCGACGAGGCGCAGGAGCTCTCTCCCATGCAGTGGCGGGTGCTGATCCGGCGCAACCCGCAGAAGTCGTTCACGATCGTCGGCGACGTCGCGCAGGCGAGCGCCGCCGCCGCGTCGTCGAGCTGGGCCGACGCCCTCCAGCCGCTCATCGGCGACGACTGGCGTCTCGAAGAACTCACCGTCAACTACCGCACGCCGGCCCAGATCGCCGAGACGGCCGAGTCGATGGCCATCGCCCACGGGTTGTCGATCACCCGCTCGCGCTCGGTGCGGTCGAGCGAATGGCCGGTGGCCGTGGTGCAGACCACCGACACCCTGGCGGCGGTGGAGGACACCGTCGCGGCCGACCGCGCGATCGACTCGCTCGGCACGATCGCGGTCATCGCGAGCGAGTCGCGCGTCGCCGCGATCACCGAACGCCTGAGCGCCCGGTTCGGCGCCGACGTCGGCCGGGGCGCGGCCGGTCTCTCCCGGGCCGTCGCCGTGCTCACGCCGCAGGAGTCGAAGGGGCTCGAGTTCGACGCCGCGATCGTCGTCGAGCCGCAGACGGTGATCGACGAGATCGCCCGTGGCGCGGCCGCCCTGTACGTCGCGATGACCCGGCCCACGCAGCGGTTGCACCTCGTGACCAGCACCCCGTTGCCGGCCGGAATCGACCTCCCGGCCTGATCTGCGGCCGCGGCATCCGGCTTTCATTCCGTAACAGTTTTTCATTTATTCACCTCCGATCTGGGGGTAGTGCGCGTCCGCGAAGCACGGGAGAGTAGAAAAAGACGGATGACGGTGGCGGGGC
Encoded here:
- a CDS encoding YihY/virulence factor BrkB family protein, producing the protein MTIDGGGDHPTSRGLPRAAFRHAATRAWHGFMLHRGIDSAAALTYFATLAIFPGALVVVSAFAISSDRQRAVDSILAVVGDVGTDSTVETLRAPLHEFLSLTNPGIALAAGLLLLLWTLSAYATAFGRAMNSVYEVQEGRQFWKFRGLMMLVTLVLMVAFGAIIVILLVTPRVIDAIGDDYGFSEPWMSVWNVGKWPLLAVLAVLVVAVLYYFTPNVRHSRLRWVSWGAVFAIVVWALAAAGFAVYVATVGQYERVYGWLGGGIVLLLWLYISNLVLVLGAEVDAEVVRLRQLSVGIPAEEVIQLPLRDTARNLLLARQRASDVHGSIEIREDAEKG
- a CDS encoding PrsW family intramembrane metalloprotease, encoding MTLTDPAAPGQAPLEVRQAAAVVTGPAANAPVRRNSGLTALGIVGIAIAALLALAVVAYLIAGLGPVAFGVGGIMALVPLAIVFFGVHWIDRWEPEPRGILVFAFLWGAGASVAVALIVGAQLTGVISAITSDVGAGEFLSAVVEAPLVEEGAKALGLLLIFLFARKHFDGPIDGLVYAAWVAGGFAFTENILYFGVQLLTVGTLDGGLAEIFLARGLMSPFAHVMFTACTGIALGFAARRTNAVAAVGVLLLGLVPAVLLHAFWNGSLYFVSDFYAYYAVVQFPLFAGGVLIVLFLRRQEAALTHERLSEYAAVGWFNRDEVNSLATGAGRRRAQSWANRRGLGAVMRRYTRDATRLAFTRQRIVTGRASIGAEADEAALLAAIVASRAALVSSAPR
- a CDS encoding DUF6328 family protein, producing MIPEPAATPASTEPETDRARLDRNWSEILQELRVTQTGTQILTGFLLTLAFQPRFADLTQIQVDVYLVLVVLAALTTALALAPVSLHRTLFREGAKEEIVRIANRILKLTLLGVAFVLSGTILLIFDVVVSPVAGYVAGGVSLLLIAGVWLVIPFLVHPDRKHR
- a CDS encoding DNA-3-methyladenine glycosylase 2 family protein, producing the protein MHADKQTAGHLFAERYRAMSSRDARFDGQFITGVHSTGIYCRPSCPAVTPHAKNVSFYRTAAAAHEAGLRACKRCLPDAVPGSPDWNTHDDLASRAMRLITDGVVEREGVPGLAARLGYTTRHLTRVLVSELGAGPLALARAHRAQSARTLLVSTDLSVADVAFASGFSSIRQFNDTIAAVYERTPSQLRATRRAGGLVATPDEPAGDGTAISLRLPARAPFDGAGLLRFLADHAVAGLETGDDDSFERRVRLPHGSATVRLSLDGDAGVRCDATIDRISDVATLVARIRHFLDLDADSAAIDSALAGDPALAPLVSARPGLRLPGSLDAEETLFRTLVGQQISVPAARTVLGRITAELGGDGLFPTAGQIAGSTGVIRGPASRVRTILGAAEAVADGTLSLDVATPVDEFTARLVALPGIGPWTAGYLAMRILGNPDVLLASDLVVLQSAARIGLPSSARDLAARGTRWAPWRSYATLHLWRNRSPIAALPPTIMG
- a CDS encoding DUF7218 family protein, translated to MPEDNPTLKDPELYEKLVDEGNSKQKAARISNAAAARGRSAVGRKGGAAGDYDDWTVADLRGRAKEIGLTGYSRLTKAKLIEALRNS
- a CDS encoding FAD-binding oxidoreductase, encoding MNNVLELLKAELPAALSTDPAALAACRLDKSGHESSTPPLAIVNATTIAEVQATMRIATATGTPVVVRGAGTGLAGGAIAGDGEIVLSTLGMTRILEVSEDDELAVVEPGIINADLNTALASTGLWFAPDPASRAISTVGGNIATNAGGLLCAKYGVTREAVLGLKIVLADGRLMTLGHRTVKGVTGLDLVGLLIGSEGTLGVIVEATVKLRRLPQGTPSTIGAYFSTVEDAARAASVISASGLRPAIMELLDPRAMTSIADYLGVTVRAESFLLVQTDGGGAEGEATAALAIIRSLGGDATLTTDPEEAARLMALRRSFHPAMESRGTVLIEDVCVPRSTLPAMFHAIDEIAARHGVTIATVAHAGDGNLHPNFVYEGAEVPEAVWAAAHEMFQTALRLGGTLTGEHGVGLLKKRWLRDELGDDQVDLQRDIKRVFDPSGILNPGKLFSEAPDTVRASALAE